CAATATTACCTTCTTTCACCTATCGAAGCCCACAACAGTGAAAGTATCTGATCCACTCTTTCCAACTAGTTTTTTTGAAAAGAGGAAACAAGACAAGCATTATGATTTGAAGAAGATGAATACTCTAGCCAAAGAAATTACTTGAACCAGCTAAACTGGAACCGGCGACGGTGTTTTGGTTCATCAATATTATATGGGTACTAAACTGACAAATCAGACTAGTACATAGCAATTATTGGATTTAAAATAATCAAACTAGAAGGTGATTTGGTAAACAGCAATGCGTCAATACCTTGGTATGATCTGGATAGGAATTAGGGTGTGGCGCCGTGGCCCGCGGCCGCGCGGGATGAGGGGAATCGACGATTGAGAGAGATCGATCGAACCCTCTGCGGAGGCGATGCTCAACCGGCTATGCAATGGATGATGAGGAGAATAAATCCAGTAGATGAGATCGTGTAGTGCTGGACTGCTGGGAAACCGAATTGACCAGGAATCACGTACGTGCATCAAGCGATTAGGTTTGCCTAGGCCGTAGGCTAATACGTGCGTGGCATTATGGCCTTTGGCCATTGACTAATTGCTTTGGGCTGGGCTGGATTAAGAAATGGGAGAAATTAGGATTATGCCTTGGGCTAATGGCTGGAGTACTAAGACTAATGAAAGTATATGCCTAGTGGCCCCTGCTACATTACGTTGGGGGAGGCCGAAGCATAGGGGGGGCCTGGCCACCGCTCGCCCCCCCCTGGATCCGCCTCTGTATACACTTGAAGTACAGCGCCGAGCTAGCTAATGGAGAAAAAGATGGGAGAAGGATGATTTTACAAGAAGTTAATAAGCTGGATCAAAAAATGTAGAAAGTTAGCCAAGAAATTAACGGGGAGCAGCCTCCAAACTGCTGTAGACAATTTTTCTCTCATTGTTGAAATATCAAACCTCAAAATATCTCAATGTATAGTTGTCGTATAAATGATTTGGTAGGTTGCTATGCCTCAacaactatatatatatgtacacTACAGGGGAGGGGATTAATGGAAACGATCTTGCATCTCAATCTTTTCTTTCCCATTTACATAGTATTATCAGATACCGACTTCTCTCTCTCAACAACTATATTTCGACTCAGACACTTTTTCAATTGTTCAGTACACAGATACATGGCGTTTTAAAATCTTTATTTACTATGATGTCGTCTGGATCCCTTCATTGGGTTGACATCAATTGGTAGCTTATAAACTATGCCAGGGCCAAATAGTTGCGGACAATGGTGAAAAAGACCGCTTAATACGATTTTATATGAAAGTAGTGCTTCCAGTTCTAAGTTTAGTTTTGTCGTAAATGTAAGCTAGCCACTTTGTATATGTATACTTTGGAACCACTATATGGAATGTCTTGATAACCGGCATACTCAATATACCGGAGGGTGGCTTCACTTCACTCTGTGACTGAAACCCTTGAGTAAAATTTACTACAATTAGGAGTACTTACGTTCTTTGCAGCAGTACTAAATGCCTCCCGGTGGCTAATCTCAGGGTTGCATGATTTTATCCTCTGTATCTCTTCCCTGTTAATTGAAAGCGTGTTTTAATTAGTGAACAAATCTACAAACATATGTATATTAGCAATACAGAACCCGCACATTTTTTATATATAAAAACCAAATTTACGTGTCTATATACTAGGAACTACTCCACCATATCTGAAAAGTAAATGGAAAAGAACAAAATTACCAATACATAAGTATACTGGTGTAAACACATCTATTAAATGTTTATATAAGCATGCGATCAATATGGATTGGAGTGTAAAAAGCTAAGTCATTCATTGAACAAAGGTGGCAAGTAAATTTATTTCACTATTTTAGGTACATATTAACAAACTGATAGTACATCTCAGTTTTTAGTTGCAGTTTTTACTGAACAATTTATTTCACCATTTTACTCGGTCATATATATGGGTTTACAAGGCCTGCACGTATTTCAAGAAAAAACTTGACTTTTAAttccattaaaaatagtaataccCCATAAAAAACTAGAATTGCATTCATATTTAAAAGAAATTTTGTAGATCGAATTACTGGTCAAAGTTTTCTCAAAATATGTACCGGCCTTATTAACCCACAGGAGGGAGTAGCACTAGTTTCAGTACAATTAGTTGATAGTTATTGAGCTGGTTGTCTTCTAGTTTAAGCACACTTTCGACATGGATATTCAAATTATTTAGGGTTTAACCATCTTAAGGCCTTGCTTATAGAATGCATAAGTTTGTTTCAATATTACTACAGCCAGCAATACCGGAAATTTCGTCTTTGCCGAATATGCAAAAGACTCGGCAAAGGCTTCCCGGAGCACGGCAAACCCTTTACCGAGTGTTTACACACGGCAGAAATGTCTAAGTGGTGGTTTCGTCTTGAATTTTCACAGATCGGATTAAAAACTGATTTACCCTAGCTATAACCAAAAAGAAACCTTATTTAATTAGTACTTCCACTAAACTGATAATAACATGAACTTATTTGGTTGCACTAGAGAAAGGAGATTACGCAGTTTCataataaacaaaaagaagggaaATGCATTATATTAAAAAAAGATGGTCACTAGTGAAAATCTAAATGAACGATAGAACAAACAATAACACATGGCTTCATGCAATTAACATTTTTTTGCAATATACGTGCTTACAAATTTTTGATGCAAACAGTTCCCATCAAAGTTAAAGTAAAACAAGTCTTTGAGAATTTACCAACTGATTAAAATGACCCATAAGAATTTTTGTATCTTTACAGTGCAAGCATAAGCGTAGTGGTGACCCAAAGAACAGAATACTGAAATTAGTGACGCTAGCTCATTGGGAAGTTGATGGACCAATTGATCTAGCCAATCAAAATGACCTTCAAATTATTAATTATAATTAGTTTTCATAGCTTTGATTGTAGAGTTCAGTTGTGCTGCAACTTTATATGTTGTACAAGAGACCAATATGCATGGTGTGAGATCTCACTTGATGAATCTGTTGTACGCAGATGGTACACGCTGTCTCTTCTCTGGGGCTGAAAACAACAATAATAACTGATTACTTAAGATACTTATAAAAACATAAATTAGGTACTTCAGTCAGTCATGTAATCATCTTGTACATGGTAATTACTCGGGTCAGGGAGAGCAAAAATAGTGTGCTCACCGTTTCAAATCAATGTTACATATAGATATTTTGAACACGTAGCATCATGCTTGCCATATTTATTTACTTAAAGCAGATATATTATCAGGTCATGTGTGTGTTCGTAGCGAATAACAATGTAAAAAGTTATATACAGTGCGTCAATTAATCATATTTCAAGAGATgagacaaaaaaaatgaaaagatcccaCACATACGGCGTATCGCTGACACCTGCTGCTGATTGATCGACATTGGATACATGGACAATGTCCGCTGATTCCTAGCAGCTGGCTCATAACTCCCAAAATTATTCGGGGGAACGACCCTGTTCTGCACCTGAATAGACACATAAGCAAGTAGCAGTTACTTGTAAATGTTGGTGGAAAATCTTGATCAGACTAAGTAAATATCATTACTGtttattcaaaaaataaaaactgGATTAAAACAGTTGATATTACTGTCAAAATGCATGTCTAATTGTCACAGCTTATGAATGTAATTAAATTTTTAATCATGGGATAAAAAGTATTTTTTATGAATGTGAATCAAAAGTAGCTAGAATCATTTTAATTCTGGACCTGGTGATCTTGAGCGGTGCGTGCTTGATGGAAAGGGCCAAGATCCATGGAGAGCACCATTGTGCAATGCCCACATCTAACAGTAACAATGTTGTAGGAACAACTGTTTGGCACATTCACCTGCAAATATATGTGTGTGCATCAATTGCTTAGATAATTGCTAAACCCTCTATCCATGTGTTGTATTGCTGAACATACTAGTATATTATGCAAAGTGTAATCTTTTTCTTATATAGGGTGTGAATTTGATTGCATGCATTAAATTCTTTTCCACAGATAATATGTGGCCCCGTTGAGCTACAAGTCTACAAGTAGTAGCTCCATTGTATATCTATGTCT
This region of Lolium perenne isolate Kyuss_39 chromosome 2, Kyuss_2.0, whole genome shotgun sequence genomic DNA includes:
- the LOC127333832 gene encoding protein YABBY 1, whose product is MSSVQFASEQVCYVNCNYCNTILVVNVPNSCSYNIVTVRCGHCTMVLSMDLGPFHQARTAQDHQVQNRVVPPNNFGSYEPAARNQRTLSMYPMSINQQQVSAIRPPEKRQRVPSAYNRFIKEEIQRIKSCNPEISHREAFSTAAKNWAHLPRLHFGLSVVDGGGGGGN